One Microplitis mediator isolate UGA2020A chromosome 3, iyMicMedi2.1, whole genome shotgun sequence DNA segment encodes these proteins:
- the LOC130665330 gene encoding ankyrin repeat domain-containing protein 49-like: MALLSSIRRAFQDSLDVYLLEAVKTKDLTKIHRIVMDQVPDIPPNAMNPARLMYLALVNKKFDLAQEIYTTFVGYAIDDYVEYNDEEEFMGWTALHFAVENKNRKVVKFLLKRGADVNCENEEKDQPINLAVDNKDIKTTRLLLSYGADKRHCQDWLVTPDNKSDIIEFPESNIESCDSNIDYCDLNMEFSESNIECSEVYTDFSEWNIINSPIHHLIT, encoded by the exons ATGGcattattatcatcaataaGAAGAGCATTTCAAGACAGTCTCGACGTATATCTCTTAGAGGCAGTAAAGACAAAAGATTTGACAAAAATCCATCGAATTGTCATGGACCAAGTACCCGACATTCCGCCAAATGCAATGAACCCTGCAAGACTTATGTATTTGGCTCTGGTCAACAAAAAGTTTGACTTAGCTCAAGAAATATATACGACTTTTGTGGGCTATGCAATAGATGATTATGTGGAATACAACGATGAAGAAGAGTTTATGGGGTGGACTGCGTTGCATTTTGCTGTGGAGAACAAGAACCGCAAGGTAGTCAAGTTCTTATTAAAAAGAGGAGCTGATGTTAACTGTGAAAATGAAGAGAAAGATCAACCAATCAATCTGGCTGTTGATAACAAAGACATTAAGACGACTAGATTGCTGTTAAGTTACGGAGCTGACAAGAGGCATTGCCAGGATTGGCTAGTTACACCAGACAATAAAAG TGATATCATCGAATTTCCCGAATCGAATATCGAATCTTGCGATTCGAATATCGATTATTGCGATTTGAATATGGAATTTAGTGAATCGAATATCGAATGTTCCGAAGTGTATACCGATTTTTCCGAATGGAATATCATTAATTCCCCGATTCATCATCTCATCACGTAA